The nucleotide window AAAGCTCTGAAAAGCTCTTAAAATCGCTTGTACGACTCACTGAATAATCGACAGCTTCTCTTATTTCGTCTTTCCAGCTGATTTTTCCTTTTTCCAGTAACGACTTTTCCGCTGTAGTATAACGAACTTTAGCGGGTTCTTCGGGAATCGTTAAGCCATGCTCAAGACAAATCTGATCGTTCATATCTTTAACTTCTTGAATGGCTTTTTGTCCATGCGCTTGAAATTTTAAACCAGTATCCATATTGACGCTATTAATCACTAAATGATTATGAATATGATCTTTATCGGTATGCGTATAAATGGCTACTTGGTGACCGTCAGCGACTTTTTCGGCTAATTGATAGCCTAGTTCATTGGCTTGCTCCGGAGTGACCTCACCGGGCTTAAACGACTGAATCAAGGTATGCGCTTGGACTTTATCGTCTTTGCCATAAATCATGCGAGTAGCTTTCATTTGGGTTTTGGCGTAGTTCACGTCACAATTGAAGCCGCTTTTGACCGTTGCCCGCGGTTCAGCGTAGTTAATGCAGCGAGAACAACTGGTGCTGCGGGCTAATTTAATTGTTGCCATAACTGATTCAGCTCCTTTTGTACGTTTTGCAATTCAGCCGTTAGGTTGGCGGCTGAATCCGGATCCAGTTCGGCAGCGTTCGTTGCTC belongs to Carnobacterium divergens and includes:
- a CDS encoding relaxase/mobilization nuclease domain-containing protein, with protein sequence MATIKLARSTSCSRCINYAEPRATVKSGFNCDVNYAKTQMKATRMIYGKDDKVQAHTLIQSFKPGEVTPEQANELGYQLAEKVADGHQVAIYTHTDKDHIHNHLVINSVNMDTGLKFQAHGQKAIQEVKDMNDQICLEHGLTIPEEPAKVRYTTAEKSLLEKGKISWKDEIREAVDYSVSRTSDFKSFSELLNKKGVDVKLRGKTITYTHLNANKKVRASKLGSDYEKETIFNGFERHIEPTKDRDFATGQSGNNEPRPAATDSSFDRDPELQRSDATTEKLRESQSREQFTRDSTSDNDSPEQLQQQLKKLRDHTNQLQRDSSKAINRILETTENDPKRSFRPKQSRNHEDSTRNEPEQPPIKRDQSDHNRDHGPSL